The DNA window tcctaataaaataataacttaaaACAGTTAGCCTTTTGTCTTTTTGCATTTCCATTGATGAAGTCGAAAGAAGAAAATTCAACTAAAGCTTGCTTAATTAACTATGTGAAATGTATTTTCAGATGTAATACCATGAGAAAGATCTGAAGCACAAGCAGGGGTTAACTTAAAAACTGTACTGTCACACAATTCTGTCAGTTCATTCACAAGAACTTTGCTCATAGACTGACTTTACACTTTTCCCAGGATTTAAATGGGGGTCACTGATATAACTGGCAGATTGCAAAGTATATGTCCATTGTATTAATTTATGAATGAGGCTATGGGTCAAGTCTGTAATACAACTTCTGTGGTATACATATACTTTACTTGTGTGTCAATTTTTCACATAATACATTATTATGAGGCTAGTGCAAAGGAGAAAAGGGTTATTAGAGAGGTCTTTACTTCGCGTAATTTATCACAGTATTCCCCTGTTTGCACCAGGATGTAGAACCAAATTGAGTCCATATACAGTGCAATGCAATGACCTCAAGCTTTGCTTCCATTACGGATTGCAGATATATGGTGTGTTATATTATTAAAAGGACTTTGGTGTAACTCAGACGCAAGTTGTCAAAAACAGTCAATGTAGCCGCGGCACAGTTCTTTACCTACCATGCCGGGATAGTAAAAGCCTCTTGTCCTCATGAATCTGAGCAGAATTACCAGTATTACGTCGGCTTGACACTTTCTTGCGATAGCTGCGGATGAGATGGATTTTACCCCATGGCTTTACTCTTTCCTGCCACGTCGGCTGCCGTAGTGGACTACACATCCCAAAGATAACGTAAGGAGTGTCTTTTCAACTACCGACACAGATAATCAACAATCGAACTGTAAGTGCAGCGTTACTTTTTGCCTGTCAAATTGTGAACATTAGTCGACAAGTGCATAGACATAACACGGCAATGGCATGTTAGGACAGTACGTGAATTTGTTGATgcaaaataggctacatgcCAGGTTCACTCTCAGTCGTAAGGGTTAGCTGGGGACATGTCATGGTTAGCTAGCTAACCTAGCCAGCTAAGTTAATAACTGATGACGCCCCATTTAGAATGCCGACTGGAAGGCTTCTTAGCTTAACCGCTTGCTAGTTGCTAACTGCTATCCAGCTGATTATTCGTGTGTTGTTTATGCACTTGTTTTAGGTCAGTGAACTAATGTTGTCCATTCAGCCCAATCTATAATATTTTGAGTATGTAGTCTGAAGTATGAATATTGCTTTGGTGGATTTTAAACCCATTGTAAAGCAGTAGATAATGCTAGCTGTTGATGTCGCAAGATATCGAGATAGCAAAGCAGTGAACGTCAgctttaacgttaacgttagcctcTTACGCTGGCTAGTTAACGTTAGTGTTCGTCAGGTTCTATATGAGGCTTAATGCCAGATAAATATTAAGTTTCCCAAATAACAGTCAGTGGACGGTTTGTATATGTTCCGTATTTAGCACTCTCTGGAGCCTGTTGCTTTTATTTTATGATACTACCATCACCAATGTTAGTGTAAGTTAGTTTAACTTTGCAGCTACCGAGTTAGCTGGCTAAGTCACCGGAGAAACTCAACATCATCAATATCAGTTGTGCGACTTGTCGGTGATTGAGAGTAACTTGTCAGGTGTTGCAATAACCATGATTTAACTGATGCCATTTATTTTGTTACTGGTTGTGAATGAAAGAGTTACGTGAATGATAAGTTAAATCAGTGACATTAGCATCAAAACGTTAGCTGGATTTATCTTTCTGGGTTGGAGTTGGAGACTCAGCAGCTAACGTTAGTCATAAATGAAGCTGCTGAACTAACTGAAATTGCATTTAACCCATATCTTCATCAAGGATTCTGTTCGAAGCACCAGCCAAGAGTGGACGATGAGGCTGAAGGAGATTCTAAGGACGGCTACCCAGGCATGGAGTCCTGCAGCTCACCATCCTGCTTACTTAGCCTTGGGTAATACAACTTGTGTACTGAATAGATGTCTGTACTATTAGACCATGCCTGTAGTATACCTAATAGTACAGAACCATAAAATAACATTAAGAGAATGATAGAGGGATACTAGAATTGTTGttggttattttttgtttaattCTTGTGCCACTGTTGCGTTTGTATGAATGCCAGCATCATCCCATAACTTTGGTTCTCTCAGGCACCTCTGCCCAGCAGCTGGATGCCTCCTTCAACACTACTGCTGCCCTGGAGATCTTCGAGATGGACTTTGCAGATCCATCTGTAGAGATGAAACTCAGAGGAACCCTTGCCACCTCTAACAGGTCAGTGGGACATTTGATATGACGTGGTAGGCATGTTGCTAAGATGtgctgtgtatttttttttttttacctgcatGCCCAAATCAGATGCATGCTTCCCATAGGAAAGCATAAGTACCTGGGTCGGTGATCTCAGGTCAGATACaataatttaaaaagcataACGACAAAAAAGAATAGTTTGCAGCCATGCATGTAGCACTAAGAAGGTATTTGTACTTCTTTCTGAGTTTTGTAATTCATCTTGCCTTGGTGAAGAATATCTTCTGAACATCTTTCTGTGATGCCTTGTGATGCAAATCATTTTGCCTGGGTGAAGATCCTTTACCTAACCTTACCGTCACCTTATCAAACATGGAATGGAATAAGCAGCTGACTCCTCTCCTCAGGTTCCACAGTCTGATCTGGGGGCACTTCGGTTTGGGAACAGATGGCTCTGCTGGAAGGCTTGTGGGCGGAAGTGAAAATGGCACGATCACAGTGTACAGCCCAGAAGTCATTCTGGCCTCGGGAGAGGAGGCCATTGTTGGCCAGGccaccaaacacacaggtcCAGTTAAAGCACTAGACTACAACCCTTACCAAGTAAGCACAAACAAATCATTTTCCTTTGAGGGATGTTGTACTGTAACGGCTGATTTCCCATATATGGATTAAACGAAGCCTTCACTAAAAGAAAGCAACAATGGAGATTTCcgttgaaaaaaaacaaaaacctgtTCGTCTAGAACTAGCCTTAATCCGTGTATGTGAAACTAACCCTAGATaattgtgtgtcagtgtcaaatCTTCAAATCTGTTTTGATGCCAGAATGTTCTTTCTTATCTCACGGTTCAATGTTTTACTGTAGAGTAACCTACTGGCATCTGGGGCAAACGATTCCGAAATATACATCTGGGACTTGAACAATTTCAACAACCCTATGACACCGGGAACAAAAGCACAGGTAGCTATTCTTTCAGCTATTAATTTCTTCCATGTTCTGTGTTTTAGCTATTGTTTTTATCCTTTTATTTACTCCACTTTTGAAAACCAAGCAGACATTTttattgtgtaaaaaaaaagattgtgttTGGAATGGATAAACTCTCAATAAGTTTGATCTATGTGCTTATGTTTCTGTGGTCTGTTTTTTGTAGATGAATGAGGTAAGAGAAAAATGTTTGAAAGAATGGTTTGAAGTGGGATTTGATGTTAATTAACTGTTCACGGTTTTCCTGTGTTGTGTGGGTTTATGGGACTAGTAGTTAACCTCTCACCGACCACTCTCCTTTCACTAAACCAATCAGGCATGTTCCTCAGAAGAAATGCATTAAATAATGATGATTACCTTATTGAAACTTACTTTTGACTTGTGGATTTGCTTTTGCAATTTGAAAGCCCCCAAATTTGTGATGATGCATTAGCACAGGTTTCAAATTGCATGAGTATTATACCTCCAATGACAATCAGAAAACAGCCCAACTGAGAAGAACATTGTTGGATTTCTTGATGGTGATATTTGACAGAAGTGCATCCTAAAATCAGGCATCACATGTTTATTTATGGACACCATTTATtggccattttgtgtgtgtgtgtgtgtgtgtgtgtgtgtgtgtgtgtgtgtgtgtgtgtgtgtgtgtgtgtgtgcgtgtgtgcgtgtgtgcgtgtgtgcgtgtgtgcgtgtgtgcgtgtgtgcgtgtgtgcgtgtgtgcgtgtgtgcgtgtgtgcgtgtgcgtgcgcgtgcgcgtgtgcccgtatgtgtgcacgtgtgtgcatgagagacagtgtttgtgtgtaaaagagagagtgggagagattcATGATCTGAAAAAGTCACAGTTTGACATTTGACACTCACTGTCTGTCAATCATCATCATTTCTCTGCTCAGCCGGCTGAAGATGTCAGCGTTGTGGCATGGAACAGACAGGTTCAGCACATCCTGGCGTCGGCCAGTCCCAGTGGAAAAGCTGTCGTCTGGGACCTGAGGAAGAACGAGCCCATCATCAAGATTAGCGACCACAGCAACAGGGTAAGTCTGTATATCAGTCACTGTAATCCAGAGCAAAGCACTCCTATGACTGTTCTAGCGGGCTTAGCTGCCAAAGTAGCAGACAGTTTAAATCAATTAGTGGCATAGATTGGGCGTAGATTGCCATTTAGAAGGCATTAACTATCCTCAGTCAGCTTGAAGCAGCTTTGCACTGCCATGCACTTTACACAGTGAAGTGCTCACTGAAAATATTGCCTGCTGTACTGGGCTGTACCTATGTACTGGTGGATAccgttaagcccaaaattattcaTGCGCATGGCATGCTAAATGTTACATTTTATGTTGAGATTTTGTTTGACCAACTGGTTTTTCATGCCTTGAGCATAAAATGCTCAATAAGGTAAAAGATGATAGAGTCAGCGAGAAATGAGTATTAAAACAGGAAATGTTATTGTGTATAGAAAATAGATTGTATTTTCATAAAACAATTTGGTATGCATGTAAACGATTATGGTCATAACTGTATGTTTTATCGTTACCCAAGATGCATTGCTCTGGGATGCTGTGGCACCCGGAGGTGGCCACTCAGCTGGTCCTGGCCTCAGAAGATGATCGGCTGCCCGTCATTCAGATGTGGGACCTCCGCTTCGCCACGTCTCCTCTCAAAGTCCTGGAGAATCACACAAGGTGTGGAAACTCATGCATGCAATCGAGGCCAACACATTTAGATTGTGTTTcgcctgttttctttttcagttgCATTTCAAGAATCTGAAAATagcatcctctctttctcctttgaAATGCATTGGAATGATTTGGCGATGTATAAGAAAGTATTCATTAGTTTTTGTTACTATTGGTCACTATTACAGTTTGTCCAAGGAACTcatgatatagatagatatatacagtacatagatacAAGCATGTACGTAAACATGCTCGAGCTTTTGACACATACAGAACAAGAAACATTAACAACACTATGAGGGTGGAAATCCAATGGAGTTCCATTAGAATTCAGACTCCAGGCAGGGAGCTGACATTGTGATGCGGTATGCATGAGAGGAAGTGGTGCATGGTAGAGTGTGTGCCATGGAGACGGTGCAAAGATATTACCAAAGATGTTGATCTTCCACTTTAACCCGCTCTtattcaccttattccttaacctgGAAATCTGtgctgttttcaacttccgttcattctgtttacatgtgttctcagtacgctaactagaatatgcttcaacttagatttctttcgaaatgttgacaattctgccctcagcatggatatacttcATCATATATATagccgatataaaatagaaaagttaaCTTTTATATGctttatgatatgttaagcactgtcaaccgtcacATTAAAATTgatacaacgcagcttcgccggaatTAGATAACCGTTTTCTGAATGCTGAGGCGTCATGGCGTGCCCATTGTTGGCTACGGAATATCGTGAATATTACCAGGGCGATAATAGAGCACAgtgtttgatacaaaatacaaaaaggtCAATCCCAGTCTCTGTGgtgacctactgtatgtcttctgACTGGGTGTTTCTCTACAGAGGGATTCTCTCCATATCGTGGAGCCAAGCTGACCCAGAGCTGCTTCTCAGCAGCGCCAAAGACAACAGGATCCTCTGCTGGAACCCCGCCACTGGAGAGGTCTGCTTTGCTTTGTCTACATTTGCACCAACTTACTGTAGTCATCTCTCCGCCACTGGAGAGGTCTGCTTTGCTTTGTGTACATTTGCACCAACTTACTGTAGTCATCTCTCCGCCACTGGAGAGGTCTGCTTTGCTTTGTCTACATTTGCACCAACTTACTATAGTCATCTCTCCGCCACTGGAGAGGTCTGCTTTGCTTTGTGGACATTTGCACCAACTTACTATAGTCATCTCTCCGCCACTGGAGAGGTCTGCTTTGCTTTGTGTACATTTCCACCAACTTAGTCCTCTTGGTGTACAGTACactttactgtatgtgctttaGGCAATGAATATAGCAAATGTATGATGGTAATCAGAAATATCTTCAGATCTTAAGATCTAGTCCTAATTTGTTGTAGCAATCAGATATATCTGCAGGTGCTTCATAAAAAAGTCCTTGGCTTCTTTCAAAGGTGTAGAAGGTTAGCAGTGATTCTGTGTGAGATAGTCTGTCTTTATGTAGTCACTCAAAAAAATGCCAAGTTTTTCCCCTAATGTGTGCCCACTTCATGCATCCAGGTGATCTATGAGTTGCCCACTACCAACCAGTGGTGCTTTGATGTCCAGTGGTGCCCCAGGAATCCAGCCCTGTTGTCCGCTGCCTCGTTTGACGGGCACATCTGCGTCTACTCGGTGATGGGAGGCAACCTGGAGGCTGTGCAGCAGAGCAGTGTGGATAAGGTAACATGGCCCTAGGTGTACGacaccaacacaacaacaataacaacatgaacaattagaaaagcactcagagagcgcagacctccgcctgtattgttcttccttgtcatacatttgaacctaaactattcagatcgccaccacatggccataccatgccattacaccgctaagTGAAAAACGTaaccgcctcctgaatccaAATCCAATCCAATCTCCATtagtttttgagttatcttgcgaacaaacagacagacaaacatacagacaaacaaaccccgatgaaaacataacctctttggcggaggtaacatcaacaacaacattgaTATAGTGCTTTTCAAAGCCCTCAAAGTGCTTTTCATTGAAGTGGGAGGAAACATGCCTGTCGCTATAAAATCAAGTGGTAGTAAAGATTTTAATTGATTAAAATGGATTAAATATTTTCAGTGAAATCAATTGAATTTGACAATGAATATAAATGATCTAAGGAGGACACAATGGGTAAATATTGGGTCAGCGTGTTTGCCTCCCAATAATATGACATCCCAGCATGCCTGTTGAGCAACAACTAAATCCGCttatagaaaataaaaatgacGTTGCCTCACCTAAAGTTGTGCAATTTCCTGTTTGTGATACTTTTCTAATGTCACATCTTTGGCCCTTGCCATCTGTGTGTGAACTCCCAGATGTTGCAATAGAAGGCCCACTTTACGTTATTTATGAACTATTTTGATCTGATCTTGCAATTAAAAAAATTATGAATAGAGCAATACATAGTTATTTCTATTGCATTGGCAGATAAGATGatgattgaattgaattttaATCTAAAAtgacattgaattgaattttaaTCTAAAATGACATTGTCTGACTAGCACATGAAGGGTAGATATTTGATCAGCATTTGTGTTTCCCAGTAGCTGGACACCCTTGCATGTCTACTGTACTGAGCTACAACAAAACCGTATTTATCTCATCCTGCTGTTTTGTGCTGTTGCATGCTTTGCCATGCCCATCTTTGTGTGAACTCTTCACAGATATCAGCATCATTTGATGCCATGGACCCCTTTGGGACTGGCCAGGTCCTTCCTCCCCTGCAGATGCCCCAGTCACCCACCCAGCAAGCCACCATCATCCCGCCCCTCAGGAAGCCCCCCAAGTGGGTCAGACGCCCAGTCGGGGCCCGCTTTGCGGTGAGTCGTGTTTCATAGACATGGGGCTTAAGATTTAAGATTTTTCCATGCATGCTTGTACCTCCAAGTATGTATGTAGATACATGGCTGAAAATAAATTATTTGGAGAAATATTGAGAATATATAtgttgggtcacctgccttgattcacatatgaatttaagtggcatcccattcttaatccatagggtttaatatgacgttggtcctccctttgcagctataacagcttcagatcaggaagtggccatccccacgATATATATCTGTATTAAAAACAGTAAACCCTAAAAAACTATGTGTTAACGTTGAGTGACTCATGCCCCCTCACCACACCCAAGAAAGGTGTTTCTCTTCTGCAGTCTTTGCTACCCTCTGTGCTACACCTGCTAGGTCTTGTTCTAAAAGCTCCTGTTAATGAGCCATggcccctctctcgctctctctctctgctccagttCGGGGGGAAGCTGGTGACCTTCGAGAGCCCCAAGCCCCCCCAGCAGCCTGCCCCCTCGCTCACCCCGCGGCAGGTGTTCGTGAGCCAGGTCACCACGGAGACGGAGTTCATCCAGCGGTCGCGGGAGCTGCAGGCGGCTCTCCAGTCCGGGTCCTTCTCCACCTACTGCCAGGCCAAGATCCAGAACGCCCCGTCCGACTGCGAGCAGGACGTCTGGAAGTTCCTCATGGTGAGCGGAAAGGGATGGATGGCGTAGGTCTAaaaagggaggtggagagatagaggcagatagagatggagaaggagaagtgtGCTTAAAAGATGTTATCAGAGAGGCTTAAAGTGGAGCTTTAGCCGGTTAGTAATGAAGGATTGTTGATGCAAAGTCAGGACCTTTTCTTTGTTGCCATGATAAGATGACCATTTGAGAGATTGTGGGGATCACGTCTTGTGGTCACAGTGGCTGTTTGTTTTACTATACCATAATAAATCCCATCAGGCAGGATCTGCTGTAGCAGAGCCGTGTAACTTCttacattgtgtttgtttgacattGTAAGATGACAATagtttgttgttgatgttgtcttATACtgacaaaatgtttgcaatCTTTCCTCAGGTCAACTTTGAGGAAGAAGCTCGTGTGAAGTTCCTGAAGCTCTTAGGTTTCAGCAAAGATGAATTGGACAAGAAGGTATCTGAAACATTTCTGTACTGTGCCTTTATGGATTTTTTGTGACTATAACAATGTATGAGCCGAGGTACATAGTCTCTGTGTTTAGTGTAAACCTCTACCaactaatttgtgtgtgtgtgtacgtgtgtgtgtgtgtgtgtgtgtccagatttCCACATGTTTGGGGAAGAGCCTTCAGCCCAATGGTCATGGTGTGGATGCCAATGACCTGGCTGAGAAGATGCAGGCCCTATCTGCTGAGGTCTCTCATTTAAtttattatgtacagtattatcAATCAATGTATTGTTCATAGAGCAGTATCACCATACCCTGGAAAAGAGCataatttgaattgtgtccgaaagatactctggccacgagtAATGACGCACGGtacgtttaccccaaccatctgtggtaaccaaaaaaggtgtgggcgagctaaactgatgatgacAACGCTGCAACTTTCgtttttggtcgtagtgttatccaattgcgtgcagtgagattttcaaatacatgcctggtgccgcccctcgagttgggccattttcattattcgtggccagacccttaatctgaaagattcctgggtctggtttactaccaggctagtATCACCATGCAACACAGTGTCAATACACTTTACCAATGtaaaagaaaatgagaaaaaaaaattttttCTTATGATGTCTTATCATCATTCAaaataatgggggggggggggggtcatttttACTTTTGCTTTTAGGTAAATCTTATGTGTTTGTGATTATTTCATATCAGAGAGCTAGTGAGTCTCCTGCAGCTGGAAGTCCACGTTCAGTGTCCCCAGCTGATTTCTTCAGTCAGATCCCCAAAGAGAAGCCCATCTTCCAAATCCCAGTCTCTGCaggtgattacacacacacacacacacacacacacacacacacacacacacacactccgagtgCTCCATTTGGTTGGCACTGTGGTCcaagtatgatgatgatgatgtacaGAGGCAGGATGTTCCATAGCTTCGGTGCATAATGGATAAAAGcagcttagagcacctttaagttGATTACAAACAACTTTTTCAAGTATTTTGCTCAGGAATGTTAggtagtagcctacaagtaagcACATAATGTATGCACATCACACAGTTGCTTTTAACTGTTGTCTTTTGTCTCCGTTTATTTGCTGGTAATATTGTTTTTTGTCATCAGTTTATGAAAACAGTATGTAGTTGAATCATAAATTGGACAGGAACTGGAAATCAAAAGACGCAAATGAAACTGCATGACCTCTCAATGCCATTTTGTGTGGTTTCATGTTTCTGTCTGGTGAGGAACTGGGAATACAAAAAAACGCAAATGAAACTGTATGACCTCTTAATGGCGCCTTGTTATTGTGtgggtctctctgtctgtctctctgtatgcctgcctgtctgtctgcctgcctagctgtctgtgtgtctgtgggattaACCTCATCGTGTCGTCTCTTCCCTTTGTGTTGATGCTCCAGACACGGACGGCCTGATCAGCCAGGCGCTGCTGGTGGGCAACTTTGAGGGGGCGGTGGAGCTGTGCCTGAGTGACGGCCGCTACGCCGAGGCCATCCTGCTGTCCATCAGCGGCGGAGAGGAGCTGCTGAAGAGGACGCAGCAGAGATACCTGGAGCGCCAGAAGAACAGCGTGTCCATGGTAcgtacacgtacagtacagtacgaaCCCATGGCTGGCTTTAGCTGTTTTAATTTGGTGATAGCTGTAGCTTATTTCATTACAGCGCTGCAAGTCGTTGGCTGTGTAGATTTGTCTAATGTGATTAAAAGAAAATCACCTGAAACAGTTAaatggggtaaaaaaaaaatcccatataGCTGGTCCCTTCTAGTCAAGATCAAAAGTGGacgttttttaaatgtttttatttcattatttgtgtatttttagCCTGGCAAAGTAGGCCATCAGGCTGTTGAGTACATGACCTGCTCAGTGCATACTCCATAGTAAATGTGTGGTATTTGTGTTATTCTGTTGGTGAGGTTTAGTTGCCCGCCAAGGTAGCTttgttaccgtaatttcccaactattagccgcggcttatacattgattttgcaacatttcttccgctatgaggttaatacaggggggcagttaatatggcgttaatatggttttgtttattttaactggcataaaacactgtggcttatacacgatgcggtttatatgcgggaaattactgtaaacactTTAATGTGACAGCAGATGATGTGATCAATGTTAACGGTCGTCCCTCCCTTTCCTAGCTGATCTCATCGGTGGTGACGCAGAACTGGCAGGACATCGTGCAGAGCTGCGAGCTGGACAACTGGAAGGAGGCCCTGGCTGCCCTCCTGACCTACGCCCACCCGGAGGAGTTCGCCCCGCTCTGTGGTAAGATCCCCGGGGGCCTTCAGTTGCAAACAGTGCGCACATCCACATAAAGGTGCAGGGGCCAAAAAAGTTAAGAtccaaaaaaaagagtaaaaggtccgcacacctGCTCTCACTTCGTTTACTTTATTAAGTATCAAGTCTGAAGAAGAGCCATGCGGCTCGAAACGTAACTTGACTTAATAAAAGTaaactaagtgagagcaagtgtgcggaccttttactctttttttaagATCCCGGGGCCTACCTCCCAAACCTGGGGATCAGATGCAACATGATGATTATAAGGATGAAGATCAGGATGATGATCTATGACGATAGCGACTGTGTTACGTTGCATTTATGTAGTGTTTAATGAAGATACTCAAGGTGCTTTATATTGAATGGGGGGGACAACCTGACCTCAACCACCaacaaatgaatacatgtactgtagattgaACATAATGGGAAAATGACAAAAGAATTTCATCAGTCACCTTTTTCTTGATAAGTATATTGTCAGGTTGTTGACTGGGTTTTCTTCCCAAGGAAttccaagacaaaaaaaaataggtcACCTCAaaataacaacagcagcaatcatagcaaaatattatatttatattgcaTAACAtggatatatttatatacagtgcctatagaaagtcatcatacccttttgaaagtacttacttttttgtcttacagcctgaaatcaaaacccattttaaaaacaatctttttcagttttattcacaaatttagctgcacaacatcaaaataatgaaaagaaagtcaaccgttctgaaaattaattaaaaattaaaaatgagaaaaacagggttggaaaagtcatcatacccctgacttaatactgtGTAGAGctgagggacgcaggttttcctcaagaatttgggtgtattTGGCAGCATCGATTtgcccttctatcctgaccaattgcccagtccctgctgaagagaaacatccccacaacataatgttgctgcaaccatgcttcacactaggtatggtgtgttttgggtggtgtactgtgtttggttttcaccaaacatagcgcttggagttcagtgcaaaaacacatctggaatattctgctactatgtggaaaaagcttttatggtcagatgagactaagattgaactttttggagactaagattaaaCTTTTTGGACAGAGCACCAGGCGcttaccaaacacagtata is part of the Sardina pilchardus chromosome 22, fSarPil1.1, whole genome shotgun sequence genome and encodes:
- the sec31b gene encoding protein transport protein Sec31A isoform X1, with product MRLKEILRTATQAWSPAAHHPAYLALGTSAQQLDASFNTTAALEIFEMDFADPSVEMKLRGTLATSNRFHSLIWGHFGLGTDGSAGRLVGGSENGTITVYSPEVILASGEEAIVGQATKHTGPVKALDYNPYQSNLLASGANDSEIYIWDLNNFNNPMTPGTKAQPAEDVSVVAWNRQVQHILASASPSGKAVVWDLRKNEPIIKISDHSNRMHCSGMLWHPEVATQLVLASEDDRLPVIQMWDLRFATSPLKVLENHTRGILSISWSQADPELLLSSAKDNRILCWNPATGEVIYELPTTNQWCFDVQWCPRNPALLSAASFDGHICVYSVMGGNLEAVQQSSVDKISASFDAMDPFGTGQVLPPLQMPQSPTQQATIIPPLRKPPKWVRRPVGARFAFGGKLVTFESPKPPQQPAPSLTPRQVFVSQVTTETEFIQRSRELQAALQSGSFSTYCQAKIQNAPSDCEQDVWKFLMVNFEEEARVKFLKLLGFSKDELDKKISTCLGKSLQPNGHGVDANDLAEKMQALSAERASESPAAGSPRSVSPADFFSQIPKEKPIFQIPVSADTDGLISQALLVGNFEGAVELCLSDGRYAEAILLSISGGEELLKRTQQRYLERQKNSVSMLISSVVTQNWQDIVQSCELDNWKEALAALLTYAHPEEFAPLCDTLGARLEDGASEKNRLQACLCYICSGNIEKLVECWAQQRDSSSPLALEDLVEKVMILRKSIERLRNGEVAVQSPVLAEKLTHYASLLASQGSLATAMSYLPDSSNQAIIQMLRDRLFHAQGMGAPSQPAASSYPKPSAGGARPGPAAPAPAPAQNAHKQPQKVPFQPSMPSRMPDAGMPPMPHTLTPQAPDPMAQPPTSHVGPPGMARPGPRPMYPPQVNPAPGFPPSQPFHPQNVPMSAPPAFMPAPLMPLSSSASAGSMPMMSNPMGPPPPVGFIPTSSSVPSTPPTMPPNILPGAPMPMPMFPGGPHSQGAGPPPMPGGSYPPVGSGYPQGGPGAPASRPVSAPTVAPPPTGYFPWLSPQCEDEAQEGWNDPPAVRGGPRKKKVPDNYTPPAPITAPVMGYPVEAPLSQDHMQVPPGAPQEPSVQLLQQLPSERVEQKEIPAEHMILKNTFDSLVQRCQLAAGDPQTKRKLDDAAKRLSHLYDKLRDQALSPSILGGLHEISRCVTARNYQHGLEVHTQIVSSSNFSEISAFMPILKVVMTIANKLGV
- the sec31b gene encoding protein transport protein Sec31A isoform X2; this encodes MRLKEILRTATQAWSPAAHHPAYLALGTSAQQLDASFNTTAALEIFEMDFADPSVEMKLRGTLATSNRFHSLIWGHFGLGTDGSAGRLVGGSENGTITVYSPEVILASGEEAIVGQATKHTGPVKALDYNPYQSNLLASGANDSEIYIWDLNNFNNPMTPGTKAQPAEDVSVVAWNRQVQHILASASPSGKAVVWDLRKNEPIIKISDHSNRMHCSGMLWHPEVATQLVLASEDDRLPVIQMWDLRFATSPLKVLENHTRGILSISWSQADPELLLSSAKDNRILCWNPATGEVIYELPTTNQWCFDVQWCPRNPALLSAASFDGHICVYSVMGGNLEAVQQSSVDKISASFDAMDPFGTGQVLPPLQMPQSPTQQATIIPPLRKPPKWVRRPVGARFAFGGKLVTFESPKPPQQPAPSLTPRQVFVSQVTTETEFIQRSRELQAALQSGSFSTYCQAKIQNAPSDCEQDVWKFLMVNFEEEARVKFLKLLGFSKDELDKKISTCLGKSLQPNGHGVDANDLAEKMQALSAERASESPAAGSPRSVSPADFFSQIPKEKPIFQIPVSADTDGLISQALLVGNFEGAVELCLSDGRYAEAILLSISGGEELLKRTQQRYLERQKNSVSMLISSVVTQNWQDIVQSCELDNWKEALAALLTYAHPEEFAPLCDTLGARLEDGASEKNRLQACLCYICSGNIEKLVECWAQQRDSSSPLALEDLVEKVMILRKSIERLRNGEVAVQSPVLAEKLTHYASLLASQGSLATAMSYLPDSSNQAIIQMLRDRLFHAQGMGAPSQPAASSYPKPSAGGARPGPAAPAPAPAQNAHKQPQKVPFQPSMPSRMPDAGMPPMPHTLTPQAPDPMAQPPTSHVGPPGMARPGPRPMYPPQVNPAPGFPPSQPFHPQNVPMSAPPAFMPAPLMPLSSSASAGSMPMMSNPMGPPPPVGFIPTSSSVPSTPPTMPPNILPGAPMPMPMFPGGPHSQGAGPPPMPGGSYPPVGSGYPQGGPGAPASRPVSAPTVAPPPTAQEGWNDPPAVRGGPRKKKVPDNYTPPAPITAPVMGYPVEAPLSQDHMQVPPGAPQEPSVQLLQQLPSERVEQKEIPAEHMILKNTFDSLVQRCQLAAGDPQTKRKLDDAAKRLSHLYDKLRDQALSPSILGGLHEISRCVTARNYQHGLEVHTQIVSSSNFSEISAFMPILKVVMTIANKLGV